In a single window of the Methanolobus psychrophilus R15 genome:
- a CDS encoding PAS/PAC sensor signal transduction histidine kinase → MQKEYEQEHINSLELCNSIPGFGAVSNPETIVSDRPDKGLKLIFDSMEDQVFISELLGKLIYVNRAATIHLGYSEDELLDMSPVSLTAGSNTELLSAIAEQMAKNEKAVFETTLRGKSGTEMPVEISAKLIAYQGREVLLCVARDISRRKTAENELQRCVEDLKESNDLKELFTDIIRHDLLTPAGIVLGFTEELQRRSNDEDTTFALRRIHENTRKLIGLLDSATKLSKLQKVDEIVFEKIDIVSLFRSSVENFRTDIEEKDHRVEIDTSARCVAIANPILEEVFANLLSNAIKYSPQGSRIVIDFLDRNDAWKVTVKDYGHGVPDSDKPCIFERFQRADKKGIRGTGLGLAIVKRIIELHGGMYGVDDNPDGKGSIFWVVVGKA, encoded by the coding sequence ATGCAAAAGGAATATGAACAGGAGCACATAAACTCACTGGAGTTGTGTAACTCTATCCCGGGTTTTGGGGCAGTCAGTAACCCGGAGACGATAGTAAGTGACAGGCCGGACAAGGGCCTTAAACTCATTTTTGATAGTATGGAAGATCAGGTATTCATAAGCGAGCTTTTAGGAAAACTGATCTATGTCAACAGGGCTGCTACTATTCATCTTGGATATAGCGAGGATGAACTTCTTGACATGTCGCCTGTAAGCCTGACAGCCGGCAGCAACACCGAACTGCTGTCCGCTATAGCAGAACAAATGGCTAAGAATGAAAAGGCGGTTTTTGAAACTACTCTTCGGGGGAAGAGTGGTACAGAAATGCCTGTTGAGATTAGTGCCAAATTAATTGCGTATCAAGGCCGTGAGGTCCTGCTCTGCGTTGCACGGGATATCAGCAGGAGGAAAACTGCAGAAAACGAGCTTCAAAGATGTGTGGAGGATCTGAAAGAATCCAATGACCTCAAAGAACTTTTCACGGATATCATCCGTCATGACCTGCTGACCCCTGCAGGCATTGTCCTGGGCTTCACAGAAGAGCTCCAGAGAAGGTCCAATGATGAGGACACGACCTTTGCCCTCAGGAGGATACATGAGAATACCAGGAAACTTATAGGTCTGCTTGATTCGGCCACTAAGTTAAGTAAGTTGCAGAAGGTCGATGAAATAGTCTTTGAGAAAATAGACATCGTGTCGCTTTTCCGCTCGTCTGTAGAGAACTTCAGGACAGATATAGAAGAGAAGGACCACAGAGTCGAGATCGATACAAGTGCCAGGTGTGTTGCAATCGCCAACCCTATCCTTGAAGAAGTGTTCGCAAACCTCCTCTCAAACGCGATAAAATACAGCCCGCAGGGAAGCAGGATAGTGATAGATTTCCTTGACCGCAATGATGCGTGGAAGGTTACGGTCAAGGACTACGGTCACGGTGTCCCGGACAGTGATAAACCATGCATCTTTGAGCGTTTCCAGCGCGCCGATAAGAAAGGCATCAGAGGTACCGGTCTTGGCCTTGCCATCGTTAAGAGGATCATCGAACTGCATGGCGGCATGTATGGAGTGGATGATAATCCGGACGGCAAAGGAAGTATTTTCTGGGTTGTTGTAGGAAAGGCATAG
- a CDS encoding Xanthine/uracil/vitamin C permease, protein MAGILENYFHLKKHGTDVKTEIMAGIVTFMTVAYIIVVNPAILQAAGIPFGPSMVATILSAVFGTLLMGVYAKKPIAIAPYMGENAFVAYTVVGVLGYSWQTALGAVFISGVLFTILTISGLRNKTIDAVPDNLKYSFAAGLGLFITFIGLVNAGVVSLGVEGAPLHVGALNTIPVALTLFGFLVISTLMIKKVKGSILIGIIITAILGFATGVSQTPDRIVSMPPSIAPILFQLDIAGALTWGFFAVILTMFTMDLMDTMGTLVGVSLKAGYMDEQGRLDDMEKPFLADALATMFGALAGTTTTGAYIESATGIEEGGRTGFTAVVIAFLFTLGLFFYPVFSAIPPAATSPALIVVGLLMMGSLKKIDMEDLTEMIPAMAVIILMSFTYNLGVGLCAGFVLFPLLKLVSGKRSEVKPIAWALFVLCSMFFIFYPY, encoded by the coding sequence ATGGCAGGTATACTGGAAAACTATTTTCACCTGAAAAAACACGGGACCGATGTAAAGACCGAAATTATGGCCGGAATTGTTACTTTCATGACAGTTGCATACATAATTGTTGTGAACCCTGCAATACTTCAGGCAGCCGGGATACCGTTTGGTCCATCCATGGTGGCTACAATATTATCTGCAGTTTTCGGAACTCTTCTCATGGGGGTATATGCAAAAAAACCAATTGCAATAGCTCCATATATGGGTGAGAATGCTTTTGTGGCATATACTGTTGTAGGAGTGCTGGGTTATTCATGGCAGACGGCACTGGGTGCTGTATTCATAAGTGGTGTCCTTTTTACAATACTGACGATTTCAGGCCTCCGGAACAAGACCATAGATGCCGTTCCTGATAATCTCAAATATAGTTTTGCCGCCGGGCTTGGTCTGTTCATAACCTTTATCGGACTTGTTAATGCAGGTGTTGTTTCACTTGGAGTGGAAGGTGCTCCTTTGCATGTGGGAGCTCTCAACACCATCCCTGTAGCGCTCACATTGTTTGGTTTCCTGGTGATAAGCACATTGATGATAAAGAAAGTAAAAGGTTCTATACTGATCGGTATCATTATAACGGCAATCCTGGGTTTTGCAACAGGTGTCTCCCAGACACCCGACAGGATAGTGAGCATGCCACCAAGTATTGCCCCTATCCTATTCCAGCTTGATATTGCCGGAGCACTTACATGGGGTTTCTTCGCAGTGATCCTTACTATGTTCACAATGGACCTGATGGATACAATGGGCACTCTTGTAGGTGTTTCCTTAAAAGCAGGTTATATGGATGAGCAAGGCAGGCTTGATGATATGGAAAAGCCCTTCCTTGCAGATGCACTTGCCACAATGTTTGGTGCACTTGCCGGTACTACTACCACAGGCGCTTACATCGAATCAGCAACCGGCATTGAAGAAGGTGGAAGGACCGGGTTTACTGCAGTTGTGATCGCCTTCCTTTTCACGTTAGGCTTGTTCTTTTATCCTGTCTTCTCAGCAATACCGCCGGCTGCTACCTCTCCTGCTTTGATAGTCGTTGGTCTTCTTATGATGGGCTCATTAAAGAAGATAGATATGGAAGATCTCACAGAGATGATACCGGCCATGGCAGTGATAATCCTTATGAGCTTTACCTATAATCTCGGAGTTGGCCTTTGTGCCGGTTTTGTCCTCTTCCCTCTCCTTAAACTGGTCAGCGGTAAAAGAAGTGAGGTTAAGCCGATCGCATGGGCGTTGTTTGTCCTGTGCTCTATGTTCTTCATATTCTATCCATACTGA
- a CDS encoding cell surface protein, giving the protein MGRTKSGILKYTIILLVLLSCIGTAHAANIVVGESLGNNIITAAITNATDGDIIIVSDGTYIENIIVNKEVTIRAENGSANTVVHAASPDHVFNITANNVTIHGFNITDAAEYSGIYLHSVSNCNISDNVLVNNSFGIHMSSSTDSTLTNNTINSNEYGIFLYDSTDNTLIDNTMTSNGYNFGVYGTSMEHFIHDINPDNLVNEKPIWYLIDQADMHVPSDAGQVYVVNSTNVTVKDITISNCFDGVTFAYTDNSKIENVTTSECEYGLYLFKSDFNILNNISANNNDYGIIIDASNNNTLSDSNVNSSTFEGIYIHTSSNYNTLNSNTANGNYLGILLQGSDNNDMTCNTANNNFVGIYYESSANNSLVSNTANGNLVGIALINSADRNTLDTNTANGNWIGIVLQGSDSNDVTCNTANSNYIAGIELYESNDNELIDNTANSNSLVGIILEDSSDNVLTNNIVKDSTGDSVFGLGSMNSGYLSNDPFNEYNIIDKFNSSFVSSSANMINSIYIHDTPPVSYGIYIEDCSNNTLSGTYSTGNYYAFYALRSLNTTVNNLILTEDLAQMSFVTDYGKNYLRGYDSNSASLSGKTNVNGYVDLTRSPDYLSSIALVSVDYIGTDIKFHYEDSGMSNEDESSIALFRLNGNEWVEVPNATLNTSGNYVSAIIAETIDGTPAGTLSPALSEYTVTLALFKDGETPRSNSGSAAQRERREGTITDLPRGNDGGLTKDTVVKSSDSTTTLTLFTGTKALDPLSNPVNSIIVTTPSSLPSDTPREVIESGLYFRFGPSGTTFSQDVMITMDFDPADFEGRTPVIYTYTSEDGWIALETTVDWENGRATAMISHFSLYALFGTDSEETQEIVVEVQEAVAGTFTESAEETPVKDKNGFSHLYWIIGIVIVLALGIVIVKKQKDSGGL; this is encoded by the coding sequence ATGGGAAGGACAAAATCAGGAATATTGAAGTATACGATAATATTGTTAGTTTTACTTTCATGCATAGGAACAGCACATGCAGCTAATATCGTTGTAGGAGAAAGCCTGGGGAACAATATTATTACCGCTGCAATTACTAATGCAACTGACGGTGACATAATTATCGTAAGTGATGGAACTTACATTGAGAACATAATAGTCAACAAGGAAGTTACAATCCGTGCTGAGAACGGCTCTGCAAACACTGTCGTGCATGCAGCGTCACCTGACCATGTATTCAATATCACGGCCAACAACGTCACAATCCACGGATTTAACATAACAGACGCTGCAGAATATAGTGGCATTTACCTGCACTCAGTTTCAAACTGTAATATTTCAGACAATGTCTTAGTAAACAACTCCTTTGGCATTCATATGAGTTCTTCAACTGATAGTACTTTAACCAACAATACAATCAATTCCAACGAATATGGTATTTTCCTTTATGATTCAACTGACAATACCCTTATCGATAACACAATGACATCAAATGGTTACAATTTTGGTGTTTATGGAACAAGCATGGAACATTTTATCCATGATATAAACCCTGATAATCTGGTCAATGAAAAACCGATCTGGTATTTGATCGATCAGGCAGATATGCATGTACCATCCGATGCAGGACAGGTCTATGTCGTTAACTCCACCAATGTCACTGTTAAGGACATTACAATATCCAATTGTTTTGATGGTGTGACATTTGCATATACTGACAATTCAAAAATAGAGAATGTCACTACTTCAGAATGCGAATATGGCTTATACTTATTTAAATCTGATTTTAATATCCTTAATAACATCAGCGCAAATAACAACGATTATGGCATTATTATTGATGCATCAAATAATAATACATTATCCGACAGTAATGTCAATTCCAGCACTTTTGAGGGCATTTATATTCACACTTCAAGTAACTACAATACCCTGAACAGTAATACTGCCAATGGCAATTACTTAGGTATCTTACTTCAAGGATCAGACAATAATGACATGACATGCAATACTGCTAATAACAATTTTGTCGGTATTTATTATGAATCTTCTGCTAATAACAGTTTAGTCAGTAATACAGCCAATGGCAATTTAGTCGGTATCGCTCTTATCAATTCTGCTGACAGGAACACTTTAGACACCAATACAGCCAATGGCAATTGGATCGGTATCGTACTTCAAGGATCAGACAGTAATGACGTGACATGCAATACTGCCAATTCAAACTATATTGCCGGTATCGAACTTTACGAATCAAACGACAATGAACTGATAGATAACACCGCTAATAGTAATTCACTAGTTGGTATTATTCTTGAGGATTCAAGTGATAATGTATTGACCAATAACATCGTCAAGGATAGTACAGGTGATTCTGTCTTTGGTTTGGGAAGTATGAATAGTGGATATTTAAGCAACGATCCATTTAACGAATATAATATTATTGATAAGTTCAACAGTAGTTTTGTATCCAGTTCTGCAAATATGATTAACTCTATATACATTCATGATACTCCACCAGTGTCATATGGAATCTATATTGAGGATTGTTCCAACAATACATTATCAGGTACTTATTCAACAGGCAATTATTATGCTTTTTATGCATTGAGGTCACTGAACACTACCGTAAACAATCTCATATTGACCGAAGACCTGGCACAGATGTCTTTTGTAACTGATTATGGCAAGAACTATCTAAGAGGATACGATTCAAACTCCGCATCTTTATCCGGTAAAACCAACGTCAATGGCTATGTAGACCTTACCCGCTCACCCGATTACCTGAGTAGCATTGCCCTTGTATCTGTCGACTACATAGGCACGGACATCAAGTTCCACTATGAAGACTCTGGCATGAGCAATGAGGATGAATCTTCAATCGCTTTGTTCAGGCTGAATGGCAATGAATGGGTCGAAGTTCCTAATGCCACACTCAACACCAGCGGCAACTATGTTTCTGCAATCATTGCTGAAACCATAGATGGCACTCCTGCTGGAACTTTAAGTCCCGCTCTTAGTGAATATACAGTTACATTGGCACTTTTCAAAGATGGGGAAACTCCCCGCTCTAACAGTGGTTCTGCAGCTCAAAGAGAAAGAAGAGAAGGAACCATAACTGATCTGCCCCGGGGGAATGATGGAGGACTGACCAAAGATACTGTTGTTAAATCCTCAGATTCAACCACCACCCTGACACTATTCACGGGAACAAAGGCCCTTGATCCATTAAGCAACCCTGTGAACAGTATCATAGTAACTACTCCATCCTCCCTGCCTTCAGACACTCCAAGAGAGGTGATCGAATCTGGTCTCTATTTCAGGTTCGGTCCGTCAGGAACCACGTTCAGCCAGGATGTGATGATCACAATGGACTTCGACCCTGCAGACTTTGAAGGCAGGACTCCTGTGATCTACACATACACATCTGAAGATGGCTGGATCGCCCTGGAAACAACCGTAGACTGGGAAAATGGCAGAGCAACGGCAATGATAAGCCACTTCTCTCTCTATGCACTGTTTGGGACCGATTCGGAAGAAACACAGGAGATAGTAGTTGAAGTGCAGGAAGCAGTTGCTGGAACTTTCACCGAGAGTGCAGAAGAAACACCGGTTAAAGATAAAAATGGTTTTAGCCATCTTTATTGGATTATCGGCATAGTAATTGTTCTGGCCCTTGGAATCGTAATTGTAAAAAAACAGAAAGATAGCGGGGGGCTTTAA